The proteins below come from a single Rhizobium lentis genomic window:
- a CDS encoding class I SAM-dependent methyltransferase yields MDTMQTKSIDRAKLDTLVGRVVSDLSAGYGGVMVSLGHRLGLYKAMADRGPLTSREIATRARCAERYVREWLNSQVAGAYVTYHAVSGTYELTPEQAFVLANEDSPVFIPNAWATPASMWADEEKAVEAFRTGAGIPWGDHDGRLFCGVASFYRNAYRASLVSEWLPALDGVVEKLNAGALAADVGCGHGHSTVLMAEAFPKSKFHGFDTHQKSIDEARKVASEAGVSGRATFSTARAENYPGTGYDLICFFDCLHDMGNPVAAATHAAKALAKDGTVMLVEPFANDRVEDNISPVGRLYYAASTTICCAHAISDGGHTVLGAQAGEARLKEIFRKAGFTRFRKAMQTPFNLILEARL; encoded by the coding sequence ATGGACACCATGCAAACCAAATCCATCGACCGTGCGAAGCTCGATACGCTGGTCGGCCGCGTCGTCAGCGATCTTTCCGCCGGCTATGGCGGGGTCATGGTCAGCCTCGGCCACCGCCTCGGCCTCTACAAGGCAATGGCCGATCGCGGGCCGCTCACGTCTCGCGAGATCGCAACGCGCGCCCGCTGCGCCGAACGATATGTGCGCGAATGGCTGAATTCGCAGGTGGCCGGCGCCTATGTCACCTATCATGCCGTCAGCGGCACCTATGAGCTGACGCCGGAGCAGGCTTTCGTGCTGGCGAACGAGGACAGTCCCGTCTTCATCCCGAATGCCTGGGCCACGCCCGCTTCCATGTGGGCCGACGAGGAAAAAGCGGTCGAGGCCTTCCGCACCGGCGCCGGTATCCCTTGGGGCGATCATGACGGCCGGCTCTTCTGTGGCGTCGCTTCCTTCTACCGCAACGCCTACCGCGCCAGCCTCGTGTCGGAATGGCTCCCGGCGCTCGACGGGGTGGTGGAGAAGTTGAACGCAGGCGCACTGGCTGCCGATGTCGGTTGCGGCCACGGCCATTCGACGGTGCTGATGGCAGAGGCTTTCCCAAAATCGAAATTCCACGGCTTCGATACCCATCAGAAATCGATTGACGAAGCACGCAAGGTGGCGAGCGAGGCGGGCGTTTCTGGTCGCGCCACTTTTTCGACCGCGCGGGCGGAGAACTATCCGGGGACGGGCTATGACCTCATCTGCTTCTTCGACTGCCTGCACGATATGGGCAATCCGGTGGCAGCCGCCACGCATGCAGCCAAGGCCCTTGCCAAGGACGGCACGGTGATGCTGGTCGAGCCCTTCGCCAACGATCGGGTCGAAGACAATATCTCGCCTGTTGGCCGGCTCTACTATGCCGCCTCGACGACGATTTGCTGTGCCCATGCCATTTCTGATGGAGGTCACACCGTGCTGGGCGCTCAGGCCGGCGAGGCAAGGCTCAAGGAGATCTTCCGCAAGGCTGGCTTCACCCGCTTCCGCAAGGCGATGCAGACGCCGTTCAACCTGATTCTCGAAGCCCGCCTCTGA